The sequence below is a genomic window from Inquilinus sp. KBS0705.
GGAAGCCTCCCAAACCCATAGTTACATCTGATGGCTCTTTTTCCTTTAACAATGCAAATCTGTAGCTGTTACCTTCTGAAACTTCCCCTTTTTCTTGAGAAATAATTTCATCTCTGATAATTTCTAACTTTTCAGCTATAGACAACGTTCCAGAGGATAATATCTTTTTATGCTCAAATTTCGTAACAGGTACTATTGGTTCAAATTTGCTGTCATAAATCATAAAATAAGATCCTAAAGCGATAGACATATTCATGGCAGCACCAGCTTGAAGATACAAAGCATCACTATCATTCATTTTGAAAGCCGGAAAGTGAAGAATAATCTCGCCTTGTGGAGTCCTTGCAGTTTCTAAAGCCAAGTTATATTTATGTAGCAATTCTTTTTCCCAAATGTGAAACTCCCTATCATAGTCGATATCCTTTTCAAACCTTTTACTATAATAATGGATATGCTTCCAAATAGTTTCTTTGCTCTCAGGTTGCTTTCTAACCATTTTGCCAGCCGTATTTTCTTTCAATGACCCTTTTTTACCGGTCACGATAAGTGTAGTTTTTGATCCGGAAATAAGCTCTCTTAACCCTGGGTGTGACTTTCCCAATTCTGTAAGATTTTTAATTCCAAATCCTATGTAGAAAGTTTTGTCTTCTAAAACTACCCCTTTGAGATATTTTGAAGAATTTAATACTCGATTCATGAATTGCAGTCCTTTCTGAGCCCTTTAAGAGGCTCTCTGTTTTGCTCAACATTCATAAATTCATTCATTTCTGAATTACTTTTAATCCATTTTTTTTCAAGTGGATTAATTACTTCCGAACCGGAGCATACCGCTCCCGATCGGTGGTTATCACCAATTTTGGCCATGTCTAAAGAAATTAATTTTTCTTCTAATTCCTCGGGAAGAAGAGTATCCGACAATCTTTGGGAGTATGACAACGCCTTGATAATAAACTTTTCAAAGTTGAAACTTTTTATACCTTTGCGGCGTTAAAAAACTAACATGCGTCATATAGTATGTCACTGTTGAAACAGTAGATTGTTTTGACATTACTTAAGCCAAGAGGATTCGCACTCCTTTTGGCTTTCTCGTATAAAGAACGTTTCAGTGCTGATTATCAATAGGCTTGCCAAAAATGTTAGCACTTGTATTTTATCTTAAAGGTTAAAAATCTACTGTCTTTTTTCGCGACACATCAAGACAATATGTCACAACTTTGTAAAAAGCCGTATCAAAGGTTGATTTTAAAATCTACTGTCATGTTTGTCAGTTTTTGCCGTTGTTGGTGTTGTCACCAACAACTTTACGACTATTAAGTAATGGAGGAATGCATCGAGGCTTGTTGGAGACAACTGCAACAAGGGCAACATCGCCCATCTGCCCTGCCGAGCTTGTCGAAGCATTAGCGAATAGGCCTTTACGCACGCCCTTCGACGGAGCTCAGGGTGACCCTTTTTCTTTAATGCGAAGCGTCTTAACCCCTGATAAGCTCTAATACTCCAGCCACTTTTTAATTTTGAGGCCGGTGGCGGCACCTTCAGCATATTTGCCATCCTCGTGGTTTACGGCGCGCAGCAGTACCCCGTTGTTCTCCAGTATCACGTCCTCATAAAAACCTTTAAACAGCACCTGCTTTACGGTCCATTTACTGGTTTTTAAAATACCGTTAAGGCGTATCCATTCGGGGTATATTACTACATATTCTTTTGTCGGCTCTAGTCCGCAGGCACGGGCCTCGGCGGCGGTTAATACATTGCAATTAGTTAGCAGTTCGGCAGTATACAGGTTTGCGGGGGTTTTGTACAGCTTTTTTGGGTGCCCGCTTTCTACTATACTTCCCTGCTTTAATACCAGCATCTCGTCGGCCATTGATAGCACCTCGGCAGGGTCGTGCGATACCATTATCACCGTAAGCCCCGTTTGCTTTACTATCTGCCTTATATCGTGCTGCAGCCCCTCTCTAAACGATGTATCTACCTGGTTAAAGGGTTCATCAAGCAACAGCACTTGTGGGCGGGTAATAATGGCGCGGGCAATGGCTACACGCTGCTTTTCGCCGCCGCTAAGGTCGGCAACCCGTTTAAGGGCCAGCGGCATCATATTTAGCTGTGTTAAAACCTGTTCGGTTTGTTCCTCTTTAAATTTCACGTTGGTACTGGGCAGCATGGCCGCCACGTTATCCCAAACACGGGCAAAAAGGTTAAGGTCGTCGGTATGCTGGGTAACCATTTTCATGGCATCGTGGCCGGGTATCAGCTTTTCTTCGGGGCCCCAAATGCGTTCGCCCTTAAAGTTTACTGTGCCCTCATCGGGCGATAGCAGGCCGTAAAGTAAGCGCAGCAAGGTGCTTTTACCGCTACCGCTTTCGCCTATTATAGCCGTAATTATGCCGGGCTTTATCTCCAGGTCGATATTTTTTACGCCCGATTGTTCGGCGCCGGGGTAGGTTTTAGTTATCGAAACCGCCTGCAAAAAAGGTACATCTGCCATTTAGGGCCAAAGATAACATCATTTAAGAATTTATAAGATGAAAAGGATATGCCGGAAAGTTCTAATTTCGAAAAATGAAAAGCATTAAACCTGTTAGGCTCATCCTGTCGCTGGCTGTTATTGGCCTGCTGAGTTCTTTTATCATTATAGATAAACCTGTTAAAAAACAAAGTGCCAAACCGGCAATAGTTAACATCGTCAACTTTATACGCCTGCTGGAGCCTCGCGATTCGGCAATTACCCAGGATGTGCTTTATCAAACCGTGGTAAAGCAGGTAGCTATCATGAAAAAGTATAAGCTGGGCGGTAGCTTTTTGCTGCAGTACGACGCGCTGATGGACCCGCGCTATCAAAAGCTATTAAAGGCCTTGCCGCGCAACTCTTTTGAAATTGGCGCCTGGTGGGAAATACCGCAACCCCTTGTAGAAAAAGCCGGGCTAAAATGGCGCGGCCGCTACCCCTGGGATTGGCGTGCCAATATTGGCTTTTCTACAGGGTATACATTAGCCGAGCGCGAGAAGATCACCGACGTATACATGGCCGATTTTAAAAGGATATTTGGATATTATCCAAAATCGGTAGCATCGTGGTTTATAGATGCGCATACGCTACAGTACATGTATAATAAATATCATATTGTGGCATCGGCCAATTGTAAAGACCAGTACGGTACCGATGGCTATACCCTTTGGGGCGGCTATTGGAACCAGGCTTATTACCCCAGCAAAATAAACTCCTATATGCCGGCGCAGCATGCCGCTAACCAAATACCGGTCCCCATTTTCAGGATGCTGGGCAGCGACCCTATACGCCAGTACGATACCGGCTTAGGCACCAGCAGGCAGGGTGTGGTAACGCTTGAACCGGTTTATGCCTTTGGTGGCGGCGATGCCGAATGGGTAAAATGGTTTTTGAGGGAATTTGTACAAGGCGAATCTATGGAGTTTGCCTATACACAGGCCGGGCAGGAAAACTCTTTTACCTGGGATGCCATGGCCAAAGGTTTTGAGATACAGATGCCGCTGATAGCTAAACTGCGCGATCAGCATAAAGTGAAGGTTGAAACGCTGGCAGCATCAGGCGAGTGGTTTAAGGCGCATTATAAAACTACCCCGGCAACATCAGTTACGGTTAATAAAGACATGGCCGGCAGCGACCGCAAAACGGTTTGGTTTAACAGCCGCTTTTACCGCAGCAACCTGCTTTGGGAAAAAGGCACGCTAAAATTCAGAGATATACATTTGTTTGATGAAAAGTTCCCATCAATATACGAAAAGGAAAAGGCTACGGCTAATGAATGTGTATTTTTTACCCTGCCTGTAGTTGATGGCTACATTTGGAGCACACCTAAAGAATTGGCGGGATTAAAATTTAAAGCTGTAATTGATAACAAGGTTGTGGATTTAGAAGGCGGCGACCCGGTTATTAGCAACCCATCGCCGGGCAAATTATTCATCAGCTGGCCGCTAAAGGGCGGGCACGGCAACCTAACCATTACCATGGGCGAGCGCATTATTAAAATAAATGTTACCGGCGGTAAAGCCAATAACTGGTATTTAGATATGACCGCGCCCGACAAAAGCAAGCTGCCCTATACCACCATCGCCCAAAACAAACTAAACGCCAGCTTTGAGGGGATGAATTATGCGGTAAAAGCGCTAAGCGGATATTTTAAAGGAGCCGACGACAGCAGCGCCTTTAAGCTATACCCGGATAACAATACCATTATACTAAACTTGGCGGGCAGCAATTAAAAGAGCAAAGCCTTTAGGCCTAAGGCCTAAAGGCTTTGAATTGTAGTGCCTTTGCTTTTTACCAGCCCAAACTCATCCCGAAAGAGAAGTTACGCAGGCCGCTTTGGGCGGGGCTATCCTGAAACATATCGTTAAAGTAGTACTTGGCAAATACGCCTATTGCGCCGTAACCTGCACGCAACGATGCACCATACCTGAATTTGGCAAAATGGTAATTGCCGCTTAACTTTTGGCTGCCGTTAGCTTCGCTTTCTTGCTTTAAGCTGCTGCTTAGCAAAGCGCCCATTTCTAAAGCACCCACAAAGTGAAACCGGCGGCCATCCCAGTCCTCGCGGGTCCTAAAATCAAAGGCAACGGGTATCCGTATATAAGTTGCGGTAAGGCGGTTTTTATCGTATTTAACATTATCGCGTACATAGGTAAGCGACGATTGATCGCGCTGTATGGTCACACTTTCGCGCAGGCGCAGGTTTGTCCAGTCGAACCCGCCGGCAGTATATATCCTGAACGAGCTATTAAACCTGTAGCCCAACTGTAACACATCAAAGCCTATGTTGCTACTTCGCCACGAGCGGTAGTTCAAAAACTGGTTGGCCGGCGATAGCTTAAAGCTGCCGTTATCATTAAGGGTGGTTAAACCAATATCAAACCGGGTAAAAGTTAACCCGAACGACAGGCCCGGCGCTTTTGATGCATGGTAGGCCGTATCGGGGCTGCTGGTGCTTACCTCTGTAGCATCGCCGCCAAAGCCAAGCCTTATGCGTGTATGGCGGCTTTTAGTAGTATCTGTTTTAACGGAGTCGGTTACTTGTGCAAATGCAAATGTTGTTGCAGCACATATCAGGGCGGTTAGTATTAATCGTTTCATATATATTGGTAATAAAGGTCGGTAATTTTATTCTTGTTTTTTTATTTTGATAATACCCAAATTGATGCCTGTGATGGTAGATTCATCGCCATCGGTATTGGTAAATTCTATTAGTTTATCCTTGCGCTTATCCAGCTTGCCAATCACCACGTTTAACATATCGCCAAAGCTGCGTATACGGTGCTTTCTGACCGGTGCGGCGGCCATAGCCTTACTACTTTGCGGCAATTGCGCCGGTAGCACATTTGGCGTAGTTGCAGTAGTTACAAAAGCCATATCGTCTTTAATATCGGTTTTTATACTCAAAGGTGTTTCTATATCGGGCACCACCGCTTTCAAAACCTCGCGGCGCGGGCTAAGCCGGGCCAATTGCTCTTCGGGCTGGGTTTGTTGGGCCGTTGCAGGCGGTATTTGGCTTTCTTTAGGGCGATGACCGCCTTTTGCCTTTACTTTAATTTTTGCAATCAGCTTAACCGGCTCAATATTGCTTGCAGTTACAGGTGCAATACTCGGTGCAACTTTAGCTGCCTGTGGCATATTATTGCTTTTTGTGGGATGTTCGTTCTTTTGCGCCACAAGCTTATTGGGCTTCGTCGCGGCAACATCATCACGCTGCATAAAGTATAAGCCTGCCGATAGCAACACAATAACACTGGCCGCTATACTTAACCAGGCAATTACAGGTTTCCTTTTGCCTGAATCCATGCGGCGGGTAATATCCGGCCAAACCTGTGCTGATGGTTCTACCTCAACATCCTCCAGTTTATTGCGGAATAGCCGGTCAAGTTCTTTATCCTGCATAGCCATATTTTTTTCCTTCCATTTTTAATAGCTGTTCTTTTAAAATAGCCCTCGCCCTTGATAATTGCGATTTAGACGCCCCTTCGGTTATCCCCGCTATCTCGGCGATCTCTTTATGCGAGTACCCGTCAATAGCATACAGATTAAACACCATACGATACCCCGGCGACAAGCCCTTTATTAATAGCAGCAGGTCCTTAGCTTCCAAACTGCTGGCCGCAGCCGCGTTTACCGATGGCTCGTGCCCTGCTTCGTCAATATCAACCACCTGCATCATTTTATGGTGCTTGCGGTAATATTCTATAGAGCTGTGCACCATTATGCGCCTCATCCACCCTTCAAAAGAACCCTCGCCGCGGTAATCGGCCATTTTTCCAAAAACCTTTATGAAACCGTTTTGCAGCATATCCTCGGCCTCCATCCTATCGGTGGCGTAACGCATGCAAACACCCAGCATTTTGCTTGCAAACTGCTTATACAGCAGCTCCTGCGCTTTGCGCTGGCCGGCTTTGCACTGGTTTACAATCTCGTCGATACTTGGTTTAGGTTCCAAAAACATCATTTAACAGTAAGATGGTATTTGAAGGATAATGGTTGCATGGGTTGTAAAATAATTTTGAGTAAATTTGGATATGAAAGTAATAACCCTAAATGTACCCGATTCTACTAATATAGATGATAAGGAAGCCGCTATGCTGTTGGCAAGCAGTTTATATGAGCGCGGTAAACTTTCGTTGGGACAAGCTGCAGAACTTGCGGGACTTACAAAAACCACATTTGCCGAATTATTAGGCTCTTATAATGTGTCGATATTCAACTTTCCTGCAGATGAACTGATCAATGATATAAAAAATGCCTGAAACAATTATTGCAGATACCAGCTGCTTTATTTTATTGACGAATATAAACCAGTTAGATTTACTGCAAAAATTATACGGTACAATTACCACCACTACCATCATAGCAGAAGAATTTAAACAGTTATTACCCGAATGGGTAAATGTAAAATTAGCGGCAGATAATAAATATCAACGAATACTTGAGCTACAGGTAGATAAAGGCGAAGCAAGTGCTATAGCTTTAGCGTTAGAAATCACAGACAGCACAATCATATTGGACGATTTAAAAGCCCGCCAGTTAGCCAGCCATTTGGGGATATCTATTACCGGTACGTTAGGCATTATTATTAAAGCCAAGCAAATAGGTATCATCCCTTCAATAAAACCTTTATTAGAAAAAATACGGCAAACTAATTTCAGGATTTCGCCAACACTAGAAAGCATTGCACTAAAAGAAGCTGGAGAATAATATGAAAAAAGCACTTATAGTTTTATGTATCATTTTTTTGAGTGCCCTGCGCTTATCTGCGCAAGATACCTACACCCTGCTTAAACCCGACCGTATATTCGATGGCAAACAGATACATACCAATTGGTATGTTTTGGTTAAAGGCAAAGTGATAGAAGCAGCGGGCGATTCATCTGCCATTAAAGCACCTGCGGGTACAAAGGTTATTACCCTAAAAGGCAGCACCATAATGCCTGGGATGATAGAGGGCCATTCGCATTTATTTCTACATCCATATAACGAAACCAGCTGGAATGACCAGGTACTTACCGAAAGCCGTGCCGAGCGCACCGCCCGCGCGGTACAGCATGCCAGGGCAACACTAATGGCCGGCTTCACCACCGTGCGCGACCTGGGTACCGAGGGCGCCGCTTACGACGACGTGGGCCTAAAAACCGCTATTAATAAAGGTATAGTCCCCGGCCCGCGAATGCTGGTAGCTACGCGCGCTATTGTGGCAACCGGTAGTTACGGGCCAAAAAGCGCAGTAACCGAAGCCCATTTACCCATTGGCGCCGAAGAAACCGACGGTATAGAGGGCATTAGTCATACGGTGCGTTCGCAAATTGGCTACGGGGCCGATGTTATTAAAATTTATGCCGACTACCGCTGGGGCCTAAACGGTGCCGCCCAACCTACTTTTACTTTGGAGGAATTAAAAACCGCTGTGCAGGTGGCTAATAGCAGCGGCAGGCAGGTAGTGGTACACTCTGGTACGCCCGAGGGTATGCGCAGGGCTATTGCCGCCGGTGTGCGCACCATTGAGCATGGTGATGAAGGCACACCCGAAATATTCGCGCTGATGAAAGCGAAAGGCGTTGCCCTTTGCCCCACCCTTGCCGCCACCGAAGCTATTTACAGCTACAGGGGATGGAAAAAGGGTACAGATGCCGATCCGGATGGTGTTAAGCAAAAGCATAAGATGTTTGCCGACGCGCTTAAAGCCGGTGTTACTATTTGCATGGGCGGCGATGTGGGTGTATTTACCCATGGCGATAATGCCCGCGAAATGCTGCTAATGGCCGAGTACGGTATGAAGCCGATTGATGTGTTAAGATCGGCTACATCAGTAAATGCCGAAGTTTTTGAATTAAAAGATTTGGGCAATATAAAAGCCGGTTACCTGGCCGATATAGTTGCCGTAACAGGCGACCCGTCAACCGATATTAATGTGGTAAAACAGGTACAACTGGTAATGAAAAACGGTGTAGTGTACCTGCAAAAATAAACCCTTAAGAAGACCAATTATAACCAGTAAATATATGTACTTACTTACCAAACCAATGGCCAAACTGGCCCTTGCTGCTTTTATTTGGGCATGTGCCTTAACTGCAAATGCACAAGCTGTGTTAATACCGATAGAAACTAAGGATAACGCGATGGTGCTGCAGGCCAGTGCCGACAAGCACCTAACCGTAATATATTTTGGCAATAAGCTATCGGCTAAAAACGAGTATGGGGCCATTACTAAAGCTAACCGCAGTGGCGGCGATACCGAAGGCTATAACTCGGCCTATACTACATCGGGTACCCAAAACTTGCTGGAGCCTGCTATTGCCGTAACCCATGCCGATGGCAATAAGTCGTTAGAATTACAATACGTAGACCATAAAACCACTAAAATAAACGATGATGTATCGTTATTGAGCATACGCCTTAAAGACCCTGTTTACAACTTTGAGGTTACGCTTAACTACCAAACCTATTACAACGAGAACGTAACTGAGCAGTGGAGCGTGATCACCCATCATGAAAAAGGCGATGTTGTATTGAATAAGTACGCCTCGGCCAACTTATACCTGCAGGCTGGTAGTTACTGGTTAAAGCATTACCATGGCGAGTGGGCCCGCGAAATGAAGCCTGAAGAGGAACAACTAAACCATGGTATTAAAACACTGGATAGCAAATTAGGTGCCCGCGCCGATCTTTTTCAGCCCCCGGTATTTATGATATCGCTTAACAAGCCATCAGGCGAGGATGAGGGCGAAGTATTATATGGCAACGTAGAGTGGAGCGGCAATTACCGTATAGACCTGGAGGTTGACCCATCAAACAATTTACGTCTGATAGCCGGCATCAACAATTATGCTGCCGAATACACCCTTAAACCGGGCCTGGCTTTTGAAACCGCCAAGTTTGTTTATACCTATACCGATAAGGGCCAGGGCGAGGCCAGCCGTAACCTGCAAACATGGGCGCGCAAATATAAAATTGTAGATGGCAATGGCCCGCGGCTTACGCTGCTGAACAATTGGGAATCGACCTATTTTGACTTTAACAATGATAAACTGGCAGGGATATTAAAAGATACCCATACCCTGGGTGCAGACCTGTTTTTACTTGACGACGGCTGGTTTGCCAACAAATACCCGCGTAATGATGACCATGCAGGCCTGGGCGATTGGGAAGTGAACAAGGCCAAACTGCCCGAGGGCATTGCCTTTTTAACCAAAACAGCTAAAGCCAACGATGTAAAGTTTGGTATATGGGTTGAACCCGAAATGGTAAACCCAAAAAGCGAACTTTACGAAAAACACCCCGACTGGGTGGTGAAACAACCGCAACGCCCCGAGCTTTACTACCGTAATCAATTGGTATTAGACCTAAGCAACCCAAAAGTGCAGGATTTTGTATTTGGCGTAGTAGATAAGCTATTTACCGAAAACCCTGAACTCGCTTACATTAAGTGGGATTGCAACGCGGTAATGTATAACGCGCAATCGAGCTACGAAACGCATAAGGCTAACTTTTATACCGATTATGTAAAAGGGCTGTACAGCGTGCTGGATAGGCTGCGTGCCAAATACCCTAAAGTGCCCATGATGCTGTGCAGCGGCGGCGGTGGCCGGGTTGATTATGGCGCGCTTAAATACTTTACCGAGTACTGGCCAAGCGATAATACCGACCCATTGGAGCGTATATTTTTGCAGTGGGAGTACTCGTACTTTTACCCTGCTATAGCCAGCAGCAACCATGTTACCGATTGGGGCAAACAGCCCATTAAATTCCGTACAGATGTTGCCATGATGGGCAAATTGGGTTTTGATATTGTGGTGAGCAAACTATCAGCAAATGACCTGGCCTATTGCCAAAACGCTATTAAGGTTTACAAACAATACAGCGAAGCCATATGGCACGGCGACCAATACCGCCTGCAAGACCCTTGGCACAACGATGTAGCAGCTGTAATGTATACCGAAGAAGGGAAAAACAAAGCCATTATGTTTAACTATTTAGTGAGTAACCGCTATAACGCAGGCACACATTTGCCTATCAAACTAAAAGGATTAAAAGCCGGTAAAACTTACACCGTAAGCGAGATCAATTTATACCCCGGCACCAAATCATCCATAGGCACAGCAACCTATAGCGGCGATTTTTTAATGACCGTAGGTATAAACCCCGATGTTAGACAAGGCCGGGCAAGTGTGATATTGAGTGTGGAGGAGAAGTAAAAAAAAATATTAACCGTAACTTTTAAATACAAAACCTACTTAATCTACACGTATGAAATTTATATTAAAGCGGCAAAAACTATTATTAAAGATCATTGGCCTTGTTCAGCTTATTGGCGGCATATTTGGTATTGGCCTGATGGCTTACTTGATGATGCACATTGAAACTATTACCGGACCAACTTTATTAATTTTACTTTTTGGCTTGAGTTTATATATATATTCCATTTATTGTGGCAAGTCACTGTTGTTTGATAGGAACAAGACAAAAGCAATTATAGTAGGTATAATTAATCAGGCATTACAGATATTACAATTTGGTATGTTTGGCTATGCCTTTAAATATGTGTCTGGTTTCGAGTTTACTGTAGGTATACAGAATTTATCTTTAAAATTTAACATTTCAGCCATTTTATCATCATTCACAATGTCTATAAACTCTCAAGCTGATTTTAATTTAAGTATCAATTTAATGGCCCTTGCAGGTGCAATTATATTGGTTGAAATTTACAATAACCGGAATGTTGTAATACTAGAAAATGAAACGATAGTCGAAAATAATGATAATGACATGGGTACTTTTAACAATGATAAAGATCAGGAATTAACCCCCGCTAATAACTTATAAATAAAAATGATTTAAGATACATTAGTGG
It includes:
- a CDS encoding ABC transporter ATP-binding protein, which produces MADVPFLQAVSITKTYPGAEQSGVKNIDLEIKPGIITAIIGESGSGKSTLLRLLYGLLSPDEGTVNFKGERIWGPEEKLIPGHDAMKMVTQHTDDLNLFARVWDNVAAMLPSTNVKFKEEQTEQVLTQLNMMPLALKRVADLSGGEKQRVAIARAIITRPQVLLLDEPFNQVDTSFREGLQHDIRQIVKQTGLTVIMVSHDPAEVLSMADEMLVLKQGSIVESGHPKKLYKTPANLYTAELLTNCNVLTAAEARACGLEPTKEYVVIYPEWIRLNGILKTSKWTVKQVLFKGFYEDVILENNGVLLRAVNHEDGKYAEGAATGLKIKKWLEY
- a CDS encoding PorT family protein; the protein is MKRLILTALICAATTFAFAQVTDSVKTDTTKSRHTRIRLGFGGDATEVSTSSPDTAYHASKAPGLSFGLTFTRFDIGLTTLNDNGSFKLSPANQFLNYRSWRSSNIGFDVLQLGYRFNSSFRIYTAGGFDWTNLRLRESVTIQRDQSSLTYVRDNVKYDKNRLTATYIRIPVAFDFRTREDWDGRRFHFVGALEMGALLSSSLKQESEANGSQKLSGNYHFAKFRYGASLRAGYGAIGVFAKYYFNDMFQDSPAQSGLRNFSFGMSLGW
- a CDS encoding sigma-70 family RNA polymerase sigma factor; protein product: MFLEPKPSIDEIVNQCKAGQRKAQELLYKQFASKMLGVCMRYATDRMEAEDMLQNGFIKVFGKMADYRGEGSFEGWMRRIMVHSSIEYYRKHHKMMQVVDIDEAGHEPSVNAAAASSLEAKDLLLLIKGLSPGYRMVFNLYAIDGYSHKEIAEIAGITEGASKSQLSRARAILKEQLLKMEGKKYGYAG
- a CDS encoding UPF0175 family protein produces the protein MKVITLNVPDSTNIDDKEAAMLLASSLYERGKLSLGQAAELAGLTKTTFAELLGSYNVSIFNFPADELINDIKNA
- a CDS encoding DUF3368 domain-containing protein, producing the protein MPETIIADTSCFILLTNINQLDLLQKLYGTITTTTIIAEEFKQLLPEWVNVKLAADNKYQRILELQVDKGEASAIALALEITDSTIILDDLKARQLASHLGISITGTLGIIIKAKQIGIIPSIKPLLEKIRQTNFRISPTLESIALKEAGE
- a CDS encoding amidohydrolase family protein, which codes for MKKALIVLCIIFLSALRLSAQDTYTLLKPDRIFDGKQIHTNWYVLVKGKVIEAAGDSSAIKAPAGTKVITLKGSTIMPGMIEGHSHLFLHPYNETSWNDQVLTESRAERTARAVQHARATLMAGFTTVRDLGTEGAAYDDVGLKTAINKGIVPGPRMLVATRAIVATGSYGPKSAVTEAHLPIGAEETDGIEGISHTVRSQIGYGADVIKIYADYRWGLNGAAQPTFTLEELKTAVQVANSSGRQVVVHSGTPEGMRRAIAAGVRTIEHGDEGTPEIFALMKAKGVALCPTLAATEAIYSYRGWKKGTDADPDGVKQKHKMFADALKAGVTICMGGDVGVFTHGDNAREMLLMAEYGMKPIDVLRSATSVNAEVFELKDLGNIKAGYLADIVAVTGDPSTDINVVKQVQLVMKNGVVYLQK
- a CDS encoding alpha-galactosidase, with protein sequence MAKLALAAFIWACALTANAQAVLIPIETKDNAMVLQASADKHLTVIYFGNKLSAKNEYGAITKANRSGGDTEGYNSAYTTSGTQNLLEPAIAVTHADGNKSLELQYVDHKTTKINDDVSLLSIRLKDPVYNFEVTLNYQTYYNENVTEQWSVITHHEKGDVVLNKYASANLYLQAGSYWLKHYHGEWAREMKPEEEQLNHGIKTLDSKLGARADLFQPPVFMISLNKPSGEDEGEVLYGNVEWSGNYRIDLEVDPSNNLRLIAGINNYAAEYTLKPGLAFETAKFVYTYTDKGQGEASRNLQTWARKYKIVDGNGPRLTLLNNWESTYFDFNNDKLAGILKDTHTLGADLFLLDDGWFANKYPRNDDHAGLGDWEVNKAKLPEGIAFLTKTAKANDVKFGIWVEPEMVNPKSELYEKHPDWVVKQPQRPELYYRNQLVLDLSNPKVQDFVFGVVDKLFTENPELAYIKWDCNAVMYNAQSSYETHKANFYTDYVKGLYSVLDRLRAKYPKVPMMLCSGGGGRVDYGALKYFTEYWPSDNTDPLERIFLQWEYSYFYPAIASSNHVTDWGKQPIKFRTDVAMMGKLGFDIVVSKLSANDLAYCQNAIKVYKQYSEAIWHGDQYRLQDPWHNDVAAVMYTEEGKNKAIMFNYLVSNRYNAGTHLPIKLKGLKAGKTYTVSEINLYPGTKSSIGTATYSGDFLMTVGINPDVRQGRASVILSVEEK